Proteins encoded together in one Shewanella oneidensis MR-1 window:
- a CDS encoding alpha/beta hydrolase family protein — protein MKIAPLLLALGAAGLACCAHAADPKPFTVQQLVKLNKLHSAVVSHDGTKLVYGLKTVNDKGEASSDLYLLDLTQADAKPLQLTSAAGTEHDISFANDDKSIYFLASRSGSSQLFQLPLTGGEAQQVSDLPLDIDGYKLSNDGKQIVLSMRVFPECKDLACSKDKFKAEEERKSTGREYKQLMVRHWDTWEDHARNHLFVGTLNGEKLTKVVDITQGLDTETPPKPFSGMEEVTFTPDGQYVVYSAKAPSKDQAWTTNYDLWQVSVNGGKATNLTADNIAWDAQPTFSSDGRYMAYLAMTKPGFEADRYRIMLRDTSTGQSKEVAPLWDRSPSSLMFAPDNRTLYVTAQDIGQVSIFKVNTQFGDVQSVYSDGSNSLIAIADDQLIFDSKTLVEPGDLYRINTDGQGLKRLTEVNKDKLAEIKFGEFQQFSFKGWNNEDVYGYWIKPANYQEGKKYPIAYLVHGGPQGSFGNGFSGRWNAQLWAGAGYGVVMVDFHGSTGYGQAFTDSISQDWGGKPLEDLQKGLAAVSQQQKWLDPQNACALGGSYGGYMMNWIQGNWNDGFKCLVNHAGLFDMRSMYYVTEEVWFPEHEFGGTYQDNKALYEKFNPVNYVENWKTPMLVIHGEKDFRVPYGQGLAAFSFMQRKGIPSELLIYPDENHWILKPENLEQWYANVFRWMDSWTKK, from the coding sequence ATGAAAATAGCTCCTCTCCTATTGGCGCTTGGCGCCGCAGGTTTGGCCTGCTGCGCCCACGCAGCCGATCCTAAGCCTTTTACTGTGCAACAGCTGGTTAAACTCAATAAATTGCATTCAGCCGTGGTATCCCATGACGGTACAAAATTGGTTTACGGCCTGAAAACCGTTAATGACAAGGGAGAGGCAAGCTCGGATTTATATCTTCTCGATCTGACGCAAGCAGACGCGAAACCGCTGCAGCTGACATCAGCAGCGGGTACAGAGCACGATATCAGCTTTGCAAACGATGACAAATCGATTTATTTCCTCGCCAGCCGCAGCGGTTCAAGCCAACTGTTCCAACTGCCATTAACCGGCGGTGAAGCGCAGCAAGTTTCTGATTTACCACTTGATATCGATGGGTACAAACTCTCAAATGATGGCAAGCAAATCGTGCTCAGCATGCGGGTCTTCCCAGAGTGTAAAGACTTAGCGTGCTCAAAAGACAAATTTAAGGCTGAAGAAGAGCGTAAATCGACGGGCCGTGAATACAAGCAGTTGATGGTGCGCCACTGGGATACCTGGGAAGATCACGCCCGTAATCACTTATTTGTCGGCACTCTCAACGGTGAGAAGCTGACAAAAGTTGTCGATATCACCCAAGGTTTAGACACAGAAACCCCACCTAAGCCATTCTCAGGCATGGAAGAAGTGACTTTCACCCCTGATGGCCAATATGTGGTTTACAGCGCTAAAGCGCCCAGCAAAGATCAAGCTTGGACCACCAATTACGATCTGTGGCAGGTGAGTGTGAATGGTGGCAAAGCCACTAACTTAACCGCCGATAACATTGCTTGGGACGCGCAGCCGACTTTCTCTAGCGATGGCCGTTATATGGCCTATCTCGCCATGACCAAGCCCGGTTTTGAAGCCGACCGTTATCGCATTATGCTGCGTGATACCAGTACGGGACAGTCGAAGGAAGTGGCGCCGCTGTGGGACAGAAGTCCAAGCTCGCTGATGTTTGCACCGGACAACCGTACTCTGTATGTGACGGCGCAGGATATCGGCCAAGTGTCTATTTTTAAAGTGAATACTCAATTTGGTGATGTGCAGTCTGTCTATAGCGACGGCAGTAATAGCCTGATTGCGATCGCCGACGATCAACTGATTTTCGACAGCAAAACCTTAGTTGAGCCGGGCGATCTGTACCGCATCAACACCGACGGCCAAGGCCTGAAACGTCTAACCGAAGTCAACAAAGACAAACTGGCCGAAATTAAATTCGGTGAATTCCAACAATTTAGCTTTAAGGGTTGGAATAACGAAGATGTTTACGGCTACTGGATCAAACCTGCCAACTACCAAGAAGGCAAAAAGTATCCGATTGCTTACCTAGTCCACGGTGGTCCGCAAGGTTCATTTGGTAACGGTTTCAGTGGTCGTTGGAATGCCCAGTTATGGGCCGGTGCGGGTTATGGCGTTGTGATGGTGGATTTCCACGGTTCAACCGGTTACGGCCAAGCCTTTACCGATTCTATTAGTCAAGATTGGGGCGGTAAGCCATTAGAAGACTTACAAAAAGGTCTGGCAGCGGTGAGCCAACAACAAAAATGGCTCGATCCACAAAATGCCTGTGCCTTAGGTGGCTCTTACGGCGGCTACATGATGAACTGGATCCAAGGTAACTGGAACGATGGCTTTAAGTGCCTAGTTAACCACGCGGGTCTGTTCGATATGCGCTCCATGTACTACGTGACCGAAGAAGTCTGGTTTCCAGAACATGAATTTGGTGGTACTTATCAGGATAACAAAGCGTTATATGAGAAGTTTAACCCAGTTAACTATGTGGAAAACTGGAAAACCCCGATGTTGGTTATCCATGGCGAGAAGGATTTCCGTGTGCCTTATGGTCAAGGTTTAGCTGCATTTAGCTTTATGCAGCGTAAAGGTATTCCATCTGAGCTGCTGATTTACCCTGATGAAAACCACTGGATCTTAAAGCCAGAAAACCTAGAACAATGGTATGCGAACGTGTTCCGTTGGATGGACAGCTGGACGAAAAAGTAA
- a CDS encoding GNAT family N-acetyltransferase, protein MLIRAASTTDIEAISALISHLTQVYIAPTCTDVGAETLVKAMSVESMAHYFALGYQYHVAMNEAGEFVGVVGVKDNSHLYHLFVADIAKGQGLSRQLWEFAKAECLAKGNPGTFTVNSAVNALPVYQRFGFIALGDIRERGGIRDIPMQLVL, encoded by the coding sequence ATGCTGATCAGAGCGGCGAGTACAACAGATATTGAGGCAATAAGCGCATTAATCTCACACCTTACACAAGTTTATATTGCTCCCACGTGCACAGATGTTGGCGCTGAAACCTTAGTCAAAGCCATGTCGGTTGAGTCGATGGCTCATTATTTTGCCTTAGGTTATCAATATCATGTTGCAATGAATGAGGCTGGCGAATTCGTCGGCGTGGTGGGCGTTAAGGATAACAGTCATCTTTATCATCTATTTGTGGCGGATATTGCCAAGGGGCAAGGCCTGTCGCGCCAGCTGTGGGAGTTTGCTAAAGCTGAGTGTCTCGCTAAGGGGAATCCCGGCACGTTTACCGTCAACTCGGCGGTGAATGCGTTGCCTGTCTATCAGCGCTTTGGCTTTATCGCCTTAGGGGATATTCGCGAGCGCGGTGGGATCCGCGATATTCCGATGCAGCTCGTACTTTAA
- a CDS encoding M14 family metallopeptidase: MTNVSFYPIGTVGEKWGDAEKAAWFASTQIKRSYQDNVVTPLKAMGSQLGVLGLSVVQYGALSIDPARYPLFAVKSATFDPNKITVLVTGGVHGYETSGVHGALAFLANNAAHYVERVNLVVAVCVSPWGYETINRWNPKAIDPNRSFYTKSPAEESAALMALVASVPQGFDVHVDLHETTDSDEEEFRPALAARDGKAFIPGTIPDGFYAVGDTENPQDAFQKAIIDGVSKVTHIAPADDKGEIIGSTVVQHGVINYLLKALGLCSSVTGCIYNTTTEVYPDSPSATPAECNLAQVAAITSAIDYVLALN, translated from the coding sequence ATGACGAATGTGAGTTTTTACCCAATTGGGACAGTCGGTGAAAAATGGGGCGATGCCGAAAAGGCAGCATGGTTTGCTAGCACGCAAATTAAGCGTTCATACCAAGACAATGTTGTCACGCCACTAAAAGCGATGGGATCACAACTGGGCGTATTAGGGCTGAGTGTTGTGCAATATGGCGCTTTATCGATAGATCCTGCTCGTTACCCTTTATTTGCGGTCAAGTCAGCAACATTCGATCCAAACAAGATAACGGTGTTAGTCACAGGCGGTGTACACGGCTACGAAACCAGTGGCGTACATGGTGCCTTGGCCTTTTTGGCCAACAACGCGGCTCACTATGTTGAGCGGGTAAACTTAGTGGTGGCAGTATGCGTGAGCCCTTGGGGTTACGAGACCATCAATCGCTGGAACCCGAAAGCTATCGATCCAAACCGCTCGTTTTACACTAAGAGTCCTGCAGAAGAGTCGGCAGCACTGATGGCACTGGTGGCAAGCGTCCCACAAGGTTTTGATGTGCATGTGGATTTACATGAAACCACTGACTCGGATGAGGAGGAATTTCGCCCAGCTTTAGCTGCGCGCGATGGTAAAGCATTTATCCCCGGCACCATCCCAGATGGTTTTTATGCTGTAGGCGATACTGAAAATCCGCAGGATGCTTTCCAAAAGGCGATTATCGATGGCGTGAGCAAAGTGACTCACATCGCGCCTGCCGATGACAAGGGCGAGATTATCGGCTCAACGGTAGTGCAACACGGGGTGATCAATTACCTATTGAAAGCGCTAGGTTTATGCAGCAGTGTGACGGGCTGTATTTATAACACGACCACGGAAGTGTACCCCGACAGCCCATCGGCTACGCCAGCAGAGTGCAATCTAGCTCAAGTTGCGGCGATCACCAGTGCCATCGACTATGTGCTTGCGCTGAACTAA
- a CDS encoding IS4-like element ISSod3 family transposase produces the protein MQVLTILHQSLYQHCPEIHQKRLNTLMVACKALINADCLTLTHLGRHIDGTSTHTKHSIKRMDRLLGNPHLHHERLAVYQWHAKWLLTAHTMPTILVDWSDMREGRELIALRASIAIKGRSITLYERTFPLVLQGTQTAHNQFLNELHKVLPDNITPLIVTDAGFRNPWFRKVEQLGWYWLGRVRGLSVYRLHPFGRQFSLKALYPKASRRAKHVGRVALSVKKPLLCEMVLFRAPSKGRKGQRSTTTDCHHTAQWTYELTAKEPWALVTNLTIEAMSPQKLVNIYQKRMQIEETFRDLKSPAYGFGLRHSRTRYAARMDILLLIALLVQLAFWWVGLYGETQQLQRHFQANTVKKRNVLSTIRMGKELLRRRHDYPISADDLLCAAKKLAQLSLTHGCWGYEL, from the coding sequence GTGCAAGTGTTAACTATCTTACATCAATCTCTCTATCAACATTGTCCAGAAATCCATCAAAAGCGACTGAATACACTCATGGTCGCCTGCAAAGCCCTCATCAACGCGGATTGTCTCACCCTCACGCATTTAGGGCGGCACATTGATGGCACCAGCACTCATACTAAACACTCAATAAAACGCATGGATAGATTATTGGGCAACCCGCACCTTCACCATGAAAGACTGGCTGTTTATCAGTGGCATGCAAAGTGGCTGCTAACAGCACATACGATGCCGACCATACTGGTGGATTGGTCTGATATGCGTGAAGGTCGTGAACTGATTGCACTACGCGCCTCTATTGCGATTAAGGGCCGCTCTATCACGCTCTACGAGCGAACATTTCCGTTAGTACTACAAGGCACACAAACTGCCCATAATCAGTTTCTGAATGAACTCCATAAAGTGTTACCTGACAATATTACCCCGCTGATAGTCACTGACGCGGGCTTCCGTAATCCATGGTTTCGAAAAGTCGAGCAGCTCGGTTGGTATTGGCTGGGTCGTGTCAGAGGATTAAGTGTCTATCGGCTGCACCCCTTCGGTCGCCAATTTTCGCTAAAAGCGCTTTATCCCAAAGCCAGTCGTCGCGCAAAACATGTTGGGCGAGTGGCGTTATCGGTAAAGAAACCCTTGTTATGCGAGATGGTATTGTTCAGGGCTCCAAGTAAAGGCAGAAAAGGTCAGCGAAGTACGACAACAGACTGTCACCATACGGCGCAATGGACGTATGAACTAACCGCCAAAGAGCCTTGGGCACTGGTGACCAACTTGACCATAGAAGCCATGTCGCCTCAAAAACTGGTTAATATTTACCAAAAACGGATGCAAATAGAAGAAACCTTTAGAGATTTAAAAAGCCCCGCTTATGGCTTTGGTTTACGTCATAGCAGAACACGTTATGCGGCGAGGATGGACATACTGCTATTGATAGCATTATTGGTACAACTGGCATTTTGGTGGGTAGGATTATACGGAGAAACACAGCAATTACAGCGGCACTTCCAAGCCAACACGGTAAAGAAAAGGAATGTGCTATCAACAATCAGGATGGGCAAAGAACTGCTGCGGCGACGGCATGACTACCCCATATCAGCAGATGATTTGCTTTGTGCTGCGAAGAAACTAGCCCAACTCTCATTAACTCATGGTTGTTGGGGCTATGAATTATGA
- a CDS encoding CBS domain-containing protein, with product MDSIKIRDHMDRQPVLLRANMSLATAVEKLLDNNKMGAAVVDDSGNLVGFLSQQDCLAVMLKSSYHCDLTSVVKDCMRTEVLYVGPDESILQLAEQMLGAKPKIYPVVDNGKVIGTINRTNVLRAMNVYMQQCYLAPA from the coding sequence ATGGATTCAATTAAAATTCGCGACCATATGGACCGTCAGCCCGTGCTGCTGCGCGCCAATATGTCACTGGCGACGGCAGTTGAAAAACTGTTAGACAATAACAAGATGGGGGCTGCGGTGGTGGATGATAGTGGCAATTTGGTGGGATTTTTATCCCAGCAAGACTGCTTAGCTGTCATGTTAAAGAGCAGCTATCACTGTGACTTGACCTCAGTGGTGAAGGATTGTATGCGTACTGAAGTGCTGTATGTCGGTCCTGATGAGAGTATTTTACAACTCGCGGAGCAGATGCTGGGCGCTAAGCCAAAGATCTATCCTGTGGTGGATAATGGCAAAGTCATCGGCACAATCAATCGTACCAATGTGTTAAGAGCAATGAATGTGTACATGCAGCAATGTTATCTTGCGCCCGCTTAA
- the hrpA gene encoding ATP-dependent RNA helicase HrpA yields MVLNSDKHPLSSAFLQQCFQSDASRIRRRLFKLHKEADSDKKTQELAKLAEQAQAAFEKVEQRLKARPRINYPDNLPVSGMREDIAKAISANQVVIIAGETGSGKTTQLPKICLELGLGSRGFIGHTQPRRLAARSVASRVAEELQSPLGEVVGFKVRFADALKSESYIKLMTDGILLAELTSDRYLDQYDTIIIDEAHERSLNIDFILGYLKQILKKRPDLKIIITSATIDVERFSKHFNNAPIIEVSGRTYPVETRYRPLVQDTEADLDQIEGIFAAVDELVAEGLGDILIFMNGEREIRDTAEQLNRRNYRDTEILPLYARLSYGEQSKVFSSHTGRRIVLATNVAETSLTVPGIRYVIDPGTARISRYSYRTKVQRLPIEPISQASANQRQGRCGRVGPGICIRLYDEADFNNRPAFTDPEILRTNLASVILQMLAIGLGDIAAFPFIEPPDPRHIRDGFLLLEELQAVKQQKGNIVLTPLGRQLSQIPVDPRLARMVIESHQLGCLNEVLVIASGLSIQDPRERPMDKKQASDEAHRRFADPQSDFVSWVNLWQHLKEQQKELSASQFRKKCRDEYLAYLRVREWQDLYTQLKQAVHDLKWRLNDTPANYDALHRALLSGLLSHIGFKDNNNEYLGARNRKFFVFPGSPLAKKGPKWIMAAELMETSKLFARCCAKIEPEWLEPLAAHLIKKNHLEPHFEAKQGSVIAFENQVLYGLTVVHRRRVQYGPINPVEAREIFIRSALAEGQLQTKEAFFIANQKLLEDVEALEHKSRRRDILVDEQVLMDFYEPRIPEGIYNAPKFFSWWKEARCTQPDLLDFNKSLLMQRSADHISALDFPDTWHKGNIRLQLSYHFDPAASDDGVSVHIPVALLNQIDDTDFDWLVAGMREEKCVALIKSLPKGLRRNFVPAPDYARACVQAMQPFSASLLDAMCKQLLRMSGTRVNPEDFDVSQMPVHLQMNFKIEDDKGKLVAQGRVLDSLKAELQGVVAKAIRQVANKGIEKEALTEWSFGDLPKQFEQRKGNYQVRAFPALIDNKDSVAIKLFDDEFEAEAAHRQGLRRLLLLNIPSPVKHLQQALPNKAKLAMYFNPFGQVQILIDDIIAAAVQQLLDEKALDVRDAAQFDAAKDWVRQELNPTAEQIALKVEQILTLYQGIKKRTKGKISLDIAFAMSDIQSQLDQLVFKGFVEACGWKRLADVARYLKAIETRIDKLPVDPTRDRLHMQSITKVQDALAAQLAKVPRSQPTPAALIEARWMIEEYRVSCFAQALGTAYPISEKRILNHILLS; encoded by the coding sequence TTGGTTTTGAACTCTGACAAACATCCGCTATCGAGCGCCTTTCTCCAGCAGTGCTTTCAAAGTGATGCCTCGCGGATCCGCCGCCGTTTATTTAAGCTCCATAAAGAAGCCGATTCTGACAAAAAAACACAAGAATTAGCCAAACTTGCTGAGCAGGCGCAAGCAGCGTTCGAGAAAGTAGAGCAGCGCCTGAAGGCTCGCCCTAGGATCAATTATCCTGACAATCTGCCCGTCAGTGGCATGCGTGAAGACATCGCCAAAGCCATCAGTGCAAACCAAGTGGTGATCATTGCTGGTGAAACTGGTTCGGGTAAAACCACGCAGCTGCCTAAAATCTGTTTAGAACTGGGCTTAGGCAGCCGTGGTTTTATTGGTCATACCCAGCCGCGGCGGCTGGCAGCGCGCAGTGTTGCATCAAGAGTGGCTGAAGAATTACAAAGCCCGCTTGGCGAAGTGGTAGGTTTTAAGGTGCGTTTTGCCGATGCGCTTAAGAGTGAATCCTATATCAAGCTGATGACCGACGGGATTTTACTGGCGGAGCTGACTTCAGATCGTTATTTAGATCAATACGATACTATCATTATCGATGAGGCCCACGAGCGTAGCCTTAACATCGATTTTATCCTTGGTTACCTTAAGCAAATTCTCAAAAAGCGTCCCGATCTTAAAATCATTATCACCTCGGCGACTATCGATGTTGAGCGTTTCTCTAAGCATTTCAATAATGCGCCGATTATTGAAGTCTCAGGCCGGACTTATCCGGTCGAAACCCGCTATCGCCCATTGGTGCAAGATACTGAAGCCGATCTCGACCAAATTGAAGGCATTTTTGCCGCCGTTGATGAGCTGGTGGCCGAAGGTCTGGGCGATATTTTGATCTTTATGAACGGTGAGCGTGAAATTCGCGATACCGCAGAGCAGCTTAATCGGCGTAATTACCGCGATACTGAGATTTTGCCGCTCTATGCGCGCCTCTCTTATGGTGAGCAGTCAAAGGTCTTTAGCAGCCATACAGGACGTCGTATCGTGCTTGCCACTAACGTAGCGGAAACCTCGCTGACAGTGCCTGGTATTCGTTATGTGATTGACCCAGGGACAGCGCGGATCAGCCGTTATAGCTATCGCACTAAGGTGCAGCGTTTGCCGATTGAGCCGATTTCACAGGCCAGTGCCAATCAGCGTCAAGGCCGCTGCGGCCGTGTTGGCCCAGGGATTTGTATCCGTTTATACGATGAGGCTGATTTTAATAACCGCCCAGCCTTTACCGATCCCGAAATCTTACGAACCAATTTGGCGTCGGTGATTTTGCAAATGCTCGCCATCGGCCTTGGTGATATCGCTGCTTTCCCGTTTATTGAGCCGCCCGATCCGCGCCATATTCGCGATGGCTTCTTACTGCTTGAGGAATTACAGGCGGTTAAGCAGCAGAAGGGCAATATTGTGTTAACGCCGCTTGGGCGGCAGTTATCGCAAATCCCCGTCGATCCACGTTTAGCGCGTATGGTGATCGAGAGCCACCAACTTGGTTGCTTAAATGAGGTGTTAGTGATCGCCTCAGGGCTGTCGATTCAAGATCCCCGTGAGCGGCCCATGGATAAAAAGCAGGCGTCCGATGAAGCCCATCGCCGCTTTGCCGATCCCCAGTCTGATTTTGTCAGTTGGGTAAACCTATGGCAGCACTTAAAAGAGCAACAAAAGGAATTATCCGCCAGTCAGTTCCGTAAAAAGTGTCGTGATGAATATTTAGCCTACCTGCGTGTGCGCGAATGGCAGGATTTATACACCCAGCTGAAGCAAGCTGTGCACGACTTAAAGTGGCGCTTAAACGACACGCCTGCGAACTACGATGCGCTGCACCGAGCGCTGTTATCAGGTCTGCTCAGCCATATTGGCTTTAAGGACAATAACAACGAATACTTAGGCGCGCGTAATCGTAAGTTTTTTGTGTTCCCAGGTTCGCCACTGGCGAAAAAAGGCCCTAAGTGGATTATGGCGGCGGAGCTGATGGAAACCTCTAAGCTGTTTGCCCGCTGCTGCGCCAAAATTGAGCCGGAATGGCTTGAACCTTTAGCGGCACATCTGATTAAAAAGAATCACCTAGAGCCTCATTTTGAGGCGAAACAGGGCAGTGTGATCGCCTTTGAGAATCAAGTGCTCTATGGCTTGACCGTGGTGCATCGCCGCCGTGTGCAATATGGGCCAATTAATCCCGTAGAAGCACGGGAAATCTTTATCCGTAGCGCGCTTGCCGAAGGGCAGTTACAGACCAAAGAAGCCTTTTTTATCGCTAACCAAAAGTTATTGGAAGATGTCGAAGCGCTCGAGCATAAGTCCCGTCGCCGCGATATTTTGGTGGATGAGCAAGTGCTGATGGACTTTTACGAGCCGCGTATTCCCGAAGGCATCTACAACGCGCCTAAGTTCTTTAGCTGGTGGAAGGAAGCGCGCTGTACTCAGCCAGATCTGCTCGATTTTAACAAATCTCTGTTGATGCAGCGCAGCGCCGATCATATCTCTGCGCTCGATTTCCCCGACACTTGGCATAAGGGCAATATTCGCCTGCAACTGAGTTATCACTTTGACCCAGCTGCGAGTGATGATGGCGTCTCTGTGCATATTCCTGTGGCACTACTTAATCAAATCGATGATACCGATTTCGATTGGCTAGTGGCGGGGATGCGTGAGGAGAAATGCGTTGCCCTGATTAAGTCGTTGCCTAAGGGGCTGAGACGTAACTTTGTGCCTGCGCCCGATTATGCCCGTGCCTGCGTGCAGGCGATGCAGCCCTTTAGCGCCAGTTTACTCGACGCCATGTGCAAACAGCTGCTGCGTATGAGTGGCACGCGCGTCAATCCCGAAGATTTTGATGTTTCGCAGATGCCAGTGCATTTGCAGATGAATTTTAAGATTGAGGACGATAAGGGCAAGTTAGTCGCACAGGGGCGGGTGCTTGATAGCCTCAAAGCGGAATTGCAGGGCGTGGTCGCGAAGGCGATTCGTCAGGTGGCGAATAAGGGCATCGAGAAAGAAGCGCTCACCGAATGGTCCTTTGGCGACTTACCTAAGCAATTTGAGCAGCGTAAAGGTAACTATCAAGTGCGGGCATTCCCCGCATTGATTGACAACAAAGACTCAGTTGCCATCAAATTATTTGATGATGAATTTGAGGCTGAGGCGGCGCACCGTCAAGGGCTTAGACGCTTGTTGTTACTCAACATTCCTTCACCAGTAAAACACCTGCAACAGGCTCTGCCCAACAAGGCCAAACTGGCGATGTATTTCAATCCCTTTGGTCAAGTGCAAATTCTGATTGATGACATCATCGCCGCGGCGGTGCAGCAGTTGCTTGATGAAAAGGCGTTAGATGTACGCGATGCAGCGCAGTTTGATGCGGCAAAGGATTGGGTGCGCCAAGAGTTGAATCCAACAGCCGAGCAAATCGCCCTAAAAGTGGAGCAGATTTTGACGCTTTACCAAGGCATTAAAAAGCGTACTAAGGGCAAAATCAGTTTGGATATTGCTTTTGCGATGAGTGATATTCAAAGCCAATTGGACCAATTAGTCTTTAAGGGGTTTGTTGAAGCTTGCGGTTGGAAGCGTTTGGCCGATGTGGCGCGTTACTTAAAGGCGATTGAAACCCGCATTGATAAATTACCTGTAGATCCGACCCGTGACCGCTTGCATATGCAGAGTATCACTAAGGTGCAGGACGCCTTAGCGGCTCAACTTGCTAAGGTGCCACGCTCGCAGCCTACACCAGCGGCACTGATAGAAGCGCGGTGGATGATTGAAGAATACCGAGTATCTTGCTTTGCCCAGGCGCTTGGCACAGCGTATCCCATCTCAGAAAAACGCATTTTAAATCATATCCTGCTGAGCTGA
- a CDS encoding ATP-binding cassette domain-containing protein, translating to MTHIACNINALQLPFGACTTPLTFILPATSCTLIGHNGIGKSLLLELLAGQRRPASGKIEWLTPISWLSQFAPAHVHGGGASVADVIGLGEPLRALERIERGSCALDDFELLSDRWNLRSDLAHLLAGAGLRLDAHALVSTLSGGQLTRLHLLALFARPDHFLLLDEPDNHLDASGIEWLSQRLASHSGGYLLVSHDRRLLNQTTQILELSELGLQSAHLSFDTFLAQQTELQAARSTRLAQAVRSEKAAARSLQKVREQAARRPGGQAGQSGAARARLPGQDPARFQS from the coding sequence ATGACCCACATCGCATGTAATATCAACGCCTTGCAGCTGCCATTCGGCGCCTGCACTACGCCTCTTACCTTCATTTTGCCCGCTACGAGCTGCACCCTGATCGGCCACAACGGCATCGGCAAGAGCCTGCTACTCGAGCTGCTGGCGGGCCAGCGCCGCCCCGCGTCTGGCAAAATCGAGTGGTTGACCCCCATCAGCTGGTTGTCCCAGTTTGCACCCGCTCATGTCCATGGCGGCGGAGCCAGCGTGGCCGACGTTATCGGCTTGGGCGAGCCGCTGCGGGCCCTTGAGCGCATCGAGCGGGGGAGTTGTGCCCTAGACGATTTCGAGTTGCTGAGTGATCGCTGGAACCTGCGCAGCGATCTTGCCCACCTGCTGGCTGGGGCTGGTCTTAGGCTTGATGCCCATGCCCTAGTCAGCACCCTGAGCGGCGGTCAGCTCACCCGTTTGCACCTGCTGGCGCTGTTTGCGAGGCCAGATCACTTTCTGCTGCTCGATGAGCCGGACAACCACTTGGATGCCAGTGGCATCGAGTGGCTGAGCCAACGATTGGCAAGCCATAGTGGTGGCTATCTTCTGGTAAGCCACGACCGGCGCCTGCTCAATCAAACCACTCAGATTCTGGAGCTGAGCGAGCTGGGGCTACAGAGCGCCCACCTGTCGTTTGACACATTTTTGGCGCAGCAGACTGAGTTGCAGGCTGCCCGTAGCACCCGGCTGGCGCAGGCGGTGCGCAGTGAAAAGGCGGCAGCGCGCAGCCTGCAAAAGGTGCGCGAACAGGCGGCCAGGCGGCCAGGCGGCCAGGCGGGCCAGTCAGGGGCGGCGCGAGCGCGGCTCCCAGGCCAAGATCCTGCTCGATTTCAAAGCTGA
- a CDS encoding ATP-binding cassette domain-containing protein, with amino-acid sequence MLDRHERGHSALAAVQPLIMQWPAGSKCKGAAQPLVITAARHMRWHGQQVDLVLQRGERCLLGGRNCSGKSSLLQMLRGELEPETGSFRINGQMACLDQGLSLIARDLSPLANLLTVAPTLAESDARTRLAGIALRGDRALTPCHGLSGGERLKLGLLMVLAQLPDLLLLDEPDSHLDHPSRQLLTQVLADYPGTLLLVSHDPDFVAGVGIGKELNLSE; translated from the coding sequence GTGCTGGATCGCCACGAGCGTGGCCACAGTGCGCTGGCGGCGGTGCAGCCGCTTATCATGCAGTGGCCGGCGGGAAGTAAATGCAAGGGGGCGGCCCAGCCGCTGGTGATCACGGCGGCGCGCCACATGCGCTGGCATGGCCAGCAGGTGGATCTGGTACTGCAACGGGGTGAGCGCTGTTTGCTCGGCGGTCGCAACTGCAGTGGCAAATCGAGTTTGCTGCAGATGTTGCGCGGGGAGCTGGAGCCCGAGACGGGCAGCTTTCGCATCAATGGTCAGATGGCTTGTCTCGATCAGGGACTCAGTCTGATTGCGCGGGATCTCAGTCCGCTTGCCAACCTGCTGACAGTGGCTCCGACACTGGCCGAGAGTGATGCGAGAACACGGCTGGCGGGCATCGCCCTGCGCGGCGATCGCGCCCTGACGCCTTGTCATGGTCTGAGTGGGGGTGAGAGGTTAAAACTGGGTCTGCTGATGGTACTGGCGCAACTGCCCGACCTGCTGCTGCTCGATGAACCGGACAGCCATCTGGATCACCCCTCGCGTCAGTTGCTCACTCAGGTACTGGCTGACTATCCAGGCACTCTGCTACTGGTATCTCACGATCCCGACTTCGTTGCAGGGGTTGGGATTGGTAAAGAATTAAATCTTTCAGAGTGA